The genome window GGCGAGGGCCGCAAGGCGGGGCGCGACGTCCGCGTCGCCCTGGCGGTCGATCAGGCCCGCCAGCTCCCCAGCGAGGCCCGCCCCGACCAGGCGGACGCCCTCGGCGAGGGCGGCGTCGGGCCCGTCCATCGCGATGGGGGCGGCGGGCGCGAGGCGGTCCCCGTCGACGGGCAGGCCGGCGGCGCGCGCCAGCGCCCGCGCGGCGCGGGTCGCGAGGAGGGCGGGGGCGTCGGCGGGGGCGTGAATCCGGAGGGTGTCGCGGGCGCCGGCGCGGGCGACGTGCAGCTCGAGGACGAGGCCGTCGTCCTCGCGCCGCACCGACCCCGTCGCGGCGACGTCCACGCCGAGCGCCGCGCGCAGGAGCGCGCCGCCGTGCGACGTGGCGCGGCCGCCCTCCTCGAGGAGGGCGGCGGGCGTCAGGAAGCCGTCCTGGAAGGCGAAGGGGGGGACGAGCGCGTCGGCGGCGGCGGGCCCGACGACGAGGTCGGCGTCGCCGTCGAGCAGCTCGGCGGTGCGGTCGGCGACGACGACGCCGACCTGCGAGCCGGCGTCCTGGAACGGCGCCACGGCGACGCTGGCGGCGGTCGCGAGCGAACCGAGGGCGAGCGCGAGTACGGTCAGGATGGGGCGCATGGGGACCTCCACGCCCGGGACGCTAGCACGCGCCCCGCGGAAACTCTGGGCCCCGTGACGCGTTCGGTGGCGCGCCGGGACGGGGCGTCCCGGGGGCGGTGCGGGGGGCGGTGCGGGGGCGGTCCGACGTCCCGACCGCCGTCAGGTCAGCAGGTCCTCGAGGTCGTTCAGGAGGGTCTCCGCCTCCTCGCTGCTGCGGCAGATGACGAGGATGGTGTTCTGCCCCGCGAGGCTCCCGACGACCTCGTCGCGCTGGAGTTTGTCGATGACGTAGGCGATGCCGGCGGCGTGCCCCTCGTCGGTGTTGATCACGAGAAGGTTGTCGCCGCGGTCGAGGTCGCGGACGAACAGGCGGAAGCGTTGCCCCAACTCCCCGAGCACGTCCTCCGGCGCGGCGAGGGGCGTGGACCGGTAGCGGTGGGCGCCGTTGCCGGCGGGGAGGCGGACGAGGCGGAGTTCGTTCACGTCGCGGCTGATGGTGGCCTGGGTGACCTTGATGCCGCGTTGTGCGAGGTGCTCGGCGATCTCCGCCTGCGTGGAGACGAACTCCTGTTCGACCAGCTCTTCGATGAGGCGCTGGCGGTATTCTTTACTCGGCATATGCATACCGTATCCCGGCGTACGTGCGGGCACGCCGCGCCACGACACGTCCGGCCGGCACCGCGCACG of Trueperaceae bacterium contains these proteins:
- the argR gene encoding arginine repressor, which encodes MPSKEYRQRLIEELVEQEFVSTQAEIAEHLAQRGIKVTQATISRDVNELRLVRLPAGNGAHRYRSTPLAAPEDVLGELGQRFRLFVRDLDRGDNLLVINTDEGHAAGIAYVIDKLQRDEVVGSLAGQNTILVICRSSEEAETLLNDLEDLLT